A region of Deinococcus rubellus DNA encodes the following proteins:
- the hsdR gene encoding type I restriction-modification system endonuclease yields MLEGNFSFLAPYEPQLALMGALAEKYYLDDPNTALLKIRQFGELLSQVVAARSGQLGDPDESQQVRLAQLQREGVLPKEVWQLLTVMRRSGNAANHAFTGEREQALELLKFAWIVGVWLMRTFHDPAYQRGDFLEPQVLQQPGAEAAGLKALLAQAEAGRAEAERRLAEQQAAAPRDTATIIARGRRAADHLDLNEAQTRQLIDAQLCAAGWEVDTAALTYANGTRPAKGRNLAIAEWPTSSGPTDYALFVGMTPVAVVEAKRKNKAVMGSLEQAARYSRTFRLGMPGLTLPFGPWGEAANAYFVPFLYATNGRAYLAQLQAESGIWFRDTRRGVNPAHPLPGWHSPAELWAMLEQNTEAADSALDAEPLDYTVGLRPYQKDAIKAVEQAVAGGKREMLLAMATGTGKTKTAIALIYRLLKAGRFRRVLFLVDRETLGEQAGNDFKTTRLEGTRTFAETFNLTAIDGGSIDTETSVHVATVQGLVRRVLGESPPSVGTYDLIVVDEAHRGYTLDKELAEAELGWRSEADYVSKYRQVLEHFDAVKVALTATPALHTTQIFGLPVFAYTYREAVLDGYLIDHDPPILIKTELSENGIHWKRGEEIATYTPGADATELYQAPDDIGLEVQDFNRKVIAQGFNRAVAAELAQQLNPHGPEKTLIFCATDRHADEVVQLLKDAFREVYGEVDDSAVVKITGASDRPLELTRRYRNELLPTVAVTVDLLTTGIDVPRISNLVFLRRVGSRILFEQMLGRATRRCDEIGKTTFRIYDAVRAYEAIADFSTMQPVVTQPKRTFSTLLGDIASAPTREARALLRDELSAKLGRIKNRLTPAARDTFEGETGQTMEAYLAGLRQLEPDALPAFIAKQQVVMEILDSGRTRGGQPIFISDHEDHVTAVVQEYPGGVRAEDYLSGFTRYVQDNRDRVPALLTVLTRPGSLTRSSLHDLKRALDQEGFSEITLQRAFASVKQVDAAASIIGFIRAAAENETPQPFDARVDAALARLLGSRAWTPPQQQWLKRLAGQLKANGVVDQESLDQPTNPVVLQMGGFERLSKVIFGGELPLILTQFQTEVWEAGSWRQGA; encoded by the coding sequence ATGCTTGAGGGGAATTTCAGCTTCCTGGCTCCGTACGAGCCGCAGCTGGCGCTGATGGGTGCCCTGGCTGAAAAATACTACCTTGACGATCCCAACACCGCCTTGCTGAAGATCCGGCAGTTTGGTGAACTGCTCTCGCAGGTGGTGGCCGCCCGGTCAGGCCAGCTGGGTGACCCCGATGAAAGTCAGCAAGTCCGCCTCGCCCAGTTGCAGCGGGAAGGCGTCCTGCCCAAAGAAGTCTGGCAACTCCTGACCGTGATGCGGCGCAGTGGCAACGCGGCCAACCACGCCTTCACGGGCGAACGTGAGCAGGCCCTGGAACTGCTGAAGTTCGCCTGGATCGTGGGCGTCTGGCTCATGCGGACCTTTCACGACCCGGCATACCAGCGCGGCGACTTTCTTGAACCCCAGGTGCTGCAACAACCGGGAGCCGAAGCGGCTGGCCTGAAAGCGCTGCTGGCCCAGGCCGAGGCAGGCCGGGCCGAAGCCGAACGCCGATTGGCCGAGCAGCAGGCCGCCGCGCCCCGCGACACCGCGACCATCATTGCGCGGGGCCGCCGCGCCGCCGACCACTTGGATCTGAACGAAGCCCAGACCCGTCAACTGATCGACGCCCAGTTGTGCGCCGCCGGGTGGGAAGTGGACACAGCGGCGCTTACGTACGCCAACGGGACCCGTCCGGCCAAAGGCCGCAACCTCGCCATCGCCGAGTGGCCCACCTCCAGCGGCCCCACCGATTACGCTCTATTCGTGGGCATGACGCCTGTCGCGGTGGTGGAGGCCAAACGCAAGAACAAGGCCGTCATGGGCAGCCTGGAGCAGGCCGCCCGCTACAGCCGCACCTTCCGGCTTGGCATGCCCGGCCTGACGCTGCCCTTCGGACCCTGGGGAGAGGCCGCCAATGCTTACTTCGTTCCCTTTCTCTATGCCACCAATGGACGCGCTTACCTGGCGCAGCTTCAGGCCGAGAGCGGGATCTGGTTCAGGGACACGCGGCGCGGCGTCAATCCAGCCCATCCTCTGCCCGGCTGGCATTCCCCGGCGGAACTCTGGGCCATGCTGGAGCAGAACACCGAAGCGGCGGACAGCGCTCTGGACGCTGAGCCGCTGGACTACACCGTCGGGTTGCGCCCATACCAGAAAGACGCCATCAAAGCCGTCGAGCAAGCCGTCGCGGGCGGCAAGCGGGAGATGCTGCTGGCGATGGCCACTGGCACCGGCAAGACCAAAACGGCCATCGCCCTGATCTACCGGCTGTTGAAAGCTGGTCGCTTCCGGCGCGTGCTGTTTCTGGTGGACCGCGAAACGCTGGGTGAGCAGGCGGGAAACGACTTCAAGACCACCCGCTTGGAAGGTACACGCACCTTCGCCGAAACATTTAACCTCACGGCCATCGACGGCGGCTCCATAGATACGGAAACGTCCGTCCACGTCGCCACCGTGCAGGGATTGGTACGGCGTGTGCTGGGAGAGTCTCCGCCGTCAGTGGGCACTTATGACCTGATCGTGGTGGATGAGGCGCACCGGGGCTACACCCTGGACAAGGAGTTGGCTGAGGCCGAGCTGGGCTGGCGCAGCGAGGCTGATTACGTCAGCAAGTACCGGCAGGTGCTGGAACACTTTGACGCTGTGAAAGTCGCCCTGACCGCCACGCCTGCCCTGCACACCACCCAGATTTTTGGCCTGCCCGTCTTCGCCTACACCTACCGTGAGGCCGTGCTAGACGGCTACCTGATTGACCACGATCCGCCCATCTTGATCAAGACCGAGCTCAGCGAAAACGGCATTCACTGGAAACGCGGCGAGGAGATTGCCACCTATACGCCCGGCGCGGACGCGACCGAGCTGTATCAGGCTCCCGACGACATTGGCCTGGAAGTGCAGGACTTTAACCGCAAGGTCATCGCGCAGGGCTTTAACCGGGCAGTGGCCGCCGAACTGGCCCAGCAGCTCAACCCGCACGGCCCCGAGAAGACCCTGATCTTCTGCGCCACCGACCGCCACGCCGACGAGGTGGTGCAGCTCCTAAAAGACGCCTTCCGCGAGGTCTACGGAGAAGTGGACGACAGTGCGGTGGTCAAGATCACCGGGGCCAGCGACCGTCCGCTGGAGCTGACCCGCCGCTACCGCAACGAGCTGCTGCCCACCGTGGCCGTGACGGTGGACCTGCTGACCACCGGCATCGACGTGCCGCGTATCAGCAATCTGGTCTTTCTGAGGCGGGTGGGGAGCCGCATTCTGTTCGAGCAGATGCTGGGCCGCGCCACGCGCCGCTGCGACGAGATCGGCAAGACCACCTTCCGCATTTACGACGCGGTGCGTGCGTACGAGGCCATCGCGGACTTCAGCACCATGCAGCCGGTGGTGACACAGCCCAAGCGCACCTTTTCCACCTTGCTGGGCGACATTGCCAGTGCGCCGACCCGCGAGGCCCGCGCCCTGCTGCGCGACGAGCTGAGCGCCAAGCTGGGGCGCATCAAGAACCGACTGACGCCCGCTGCCCGCGACACCTTCGAGGGCGAGACGGGGCAGACCATGGAAGCGTACCTGGCCGGACTGCGGCAACTGGAGCCGGACGCCCTGCCCGCCTTTATCGCCAAGCAGCAGGTCGTCATGGAGATTCTGGACAGTGGACGCACGCGGGGCGGCCAGCCGATCTTTATCAGCGACCACGAAGACCACGTGACCGCCGTGGTGCAGGAGTATCCGGGCGGTGTGCGGGCTGAGGATTACCTCAGCGGCTTCACGCGCTATGTGCAGGACAACCGCGACCGTGTGCCCGCCCTGCTGACGGTGCTGACCAGGCCGGGCAGTCTGACCCGCAGCAGCCTGCATGACCTGAAACGGGCACTAGACCAGGAGGGGTTCAGTGAAATAACTCTGCAACGCGCTTTCGCCAGCGTGAAGCAGGTGGACGCCGCTGCCAGCATCATCGGTTTTATTCGCGCCGCTGCCGAGAACGAAACGCCTCAGCCCTTCGACGCCCGCGTAGATGCCGCGCTGGCCCGCTTGCTGGGTTCGCGTGCCTGGACCCCGCCCCAGCAACAGTGGCTCAAACGGCTGGCTGGACAGCTCAAGGCCAATGGCGTCGTCGATCAGGAATCACTCGATCAGCCCACCAATCCGGTGGTCTTGCAGATGGGCGGCTTCGAGCGACTCAGCAAAGTGATCTTCGGCGGTGAGCTGCCACTGATCCTGACGCAGTTTCAAACGGAGGTCTGGGAAGCCGGAAGCTGGCGGCAAGGGGCCTGA
- a CDS encoding response regulator — protein sequence MLIDDNYADCLLAEEALNYPGLDCEFTFSESGPAVLESFKAGARLPDLLLLDINMPAMNGFEILKVIKTTSELRHLPVGILSTSRKPEDITAAYDLQANFYIVKPVEFSGFQAQLSGLLSFWRNAMLAAWS from the coding sequence ATGCTGATCGACGACAACTACGCGGATTGTCTACTGGCCGAAGAAGCGTTGAACTACCCTGGTCTGGACTGTGAATTCACCTTCAGCGAATCTGGCCCAGCGGTCCTCGAGAGCTTCAAGGCGGGCGCTCGGCTCCCTGATCTCCTGCTCTTGGATATCAACATGCCCGCGATGAACGGCTTTGAGATACTGAAGGTGATCAAGACGACCTCCGAACTACGCCACCTGCCAGTAGGGATACTGAGCACGTCGCGAAAGCCGGAAGACATCACTGCGGCGTACGATCTCCAGGCCAATTTTTATATCGTGAAGCCGGTCGAGTTTTCAGGGTTCCAGGCGCAGTTGTCTGGACTCTTAAGCTTCTGGCGCAACGCCATGTTGGCCGCGTGGTCGTAA
- a CDS encoding DUF1016 N-terminal domain-containing protein → MTQAGGAAGEADFAPVLTLIRQAQSRALHRVNRELIGLYWQIGEHLQHKTEADGWGRGTVTVLAAWIAQEQPDSRGFSAQNLWRMRQFYETYSQHPKLSAVLRELSWTNHMTILSRSNSEQEREFYLQAAIQGRWTQRELIRQMDGSLYERALLSPAQLSPVLQAQQPAAPGIFKDSY, encoded by the coding sequence TTGACGCAGGCGGGCGGGGCGGCGGGTGAAGCTGACTTCGCCCCCGTCCTGACGCTAATCCGGCAGGCGCAGTCCCGCGCCCTACACCGCGTCAACCGCGAGTTGATCGGGCTGTACTGGCAAATCGGCGAACACCTCCAGCACAAGACCGAGGCGGACGGCTGGGGGCGCGGCACGGTCACGGTGCTGGCCGCCTGGATCGCGCAGGAGCAGCCGGATTCGCGCGGTTTCTCGGCTCAGAACTTATGGCGGATGCGGCAGTTCTACGAGACGTACAGTCAGCATCCAAAACTCTCAGCAGTGCTGAGAGAATTGAGCTGGACGAACCACATGACCATTCTCAGTCGGTCAAACAGCGAGCAGGAGCGCGAATTCTACTTGCAAGCCGCCATCCAGGGCCGCTGGACGCAGCGGGAGTTGATTCGGCAGATGGACGGCAGCCTGTACGAGCGTGCCTTGCTCAGTCCGGCGCAGCTCTCGCCGGTGTTGCAGGCACAGCAGCCCGCCGCCCCCGGCATCTTCAAGGACAGTTATTGA
- a CDS encoding AraC family transcriptional regulator, with amino-acid sequence MTSVPITQHQAFAAPIHLKSSDTFLEHILSDVTVMLSPSSRSRLLWPDAHIDLVIQVGQDAAPFVFSPGLQWSPERAPSLSGPAIRLRFFPWMLPQVTALTVGTASVPASVLAALTSHDAVGAMETTCTWLAETCAAWKPDPLALAGIALLTASGRVPSAALEDLAQTSERALQRLCRSNLGCSLTGLQRLIRFERTLLALFAHPVPLLALLAVELGFADQAHLSREVRRFTGRTPLALWREIHSPEFFKTPAPHSVILNA; translated from the coding sequence ATGACGTCCGTACCGATTACTCAACATCAGGCGTTCGCCGCTCCAATCCACCTGAAGAGTTCAGATACGTTCCTTGAACACATTCTGAGTGACGTGACGGTCATGCTCTCTCCCTCCTCCAGATCTCGTTTACTGTGGCCTGATGCCCACATCGATCTGGTCATCCAAGTCGGTCAGGATGCTGCACCATTCGTTTTTTCCCCTGGCCTTCAGTGGAGTCCCGAGCGCGCTCCATCGCTGTCTGGCCCAGCGATTCGTCTACGCTTCTTTCCCTGGATGCTGCCGCAGGTCACTGCCTTGACTGTTGGCACTGCTTCAGTTCCAGCCTCAGTGCTGGCCGCTTTGACAAGTCATGACGCCGTGGGGGCGATGGAGACCACATGCACTTGGCTTGCAGAGACATGCGCGGCGTGGAAACCGGACCCACTTGCCCTGGCTGGGATCGCTCTCCTGACTGCGTCCGGCCGTGTTCCATCAGCGGCACTCGAAGACTTGGCGCAGACCTCTGAGCGTGCTCTTCAGCGTCTTTGCCGCTCAAATCTCGGGTGCAGCCTCACTGGACTGCAGCGGTTAATCCGCTTTGAACGTACTCTTCTGGCGCTCTTTGCGCATCCTGTCCCTCTCCTCGCCCTACTCGCAGTGGAGTTGGGCTTTGCTGATCAAGCCCACTTGTCTCGGGAAGTGCGCCGCTTCACTGGTCGCACGCCGCTGGCCTTGTGGCGTGAAATCCATTCGCCGGAATTCTTCAAGACACCCGCACCTCACTCTGTCATCCTCAATGCATGA
- a CDS encoding type II toxin-antitoxin system HicA family toxin produces MLTKHGWTEQIRGGTNHRKWTKENEEGFIILSGNSSRESDKGQQNAVLRRLGLK; encoded by the coding sequence ATGCTGACCAAGCACGGGTGGACTGAACAGATCAGAGGAGGCACCAACCACCGGAAATGGACGAAAGAAAACGAAGAGGGATTCATCATCCTGAGCGGAAATTCCAGTCGAGAATCGGACAAAGGGCAACAGAACGCGGTGCTCCGCAGACTCGGACTCAAATAG
- a CDS encoding IS630 family transposase (programmed frameshift): MTDRWLPSHLTRTQLEERRLHFLELLETQAHSTQELAEFLGVKASTISTWKHRLRHQGSDALQATVTTGRAPALCGEQRETLKRLLCEGAQVHGFPDASWSTLRVRDVIGRHFDIWHHRDHVRRILHQLGFSRQKPDKRALEQNPDAVATWIQTTLPENQKKVAAGATLVFLDEVGFSLKGTVKQTWALRGQTPVVLGKASWDKVSTIGAVTTAGQFFQQTQHGAFKGPDVICFLQHILTHVPGEIVVVLDNAGIHKSKAVTAFVTGESRLSLQYLPPYAPELNPIELVWAYMKRNILGNFCARTLQELKARLRVGWQRVRYVRLPARLLHSYLPS; the protein is encoded by the exons ATGACCGACCGTTGGCTACCCTCGCACCTGACCCGAACTCAACTCGAAGAACGTCGGCTGCACTTCCTCGAACTCCTCGAGACTCAAGCGCACAGTACCCAGGAACTCGCTGAGTTCTTGGGCGTCAAGGCGAGTACCATCAGCACGTGGAAACATCGCCTGCGGCACCAGGGTTCAGACGCGCTGCAGGCCACGGTGACCACGGGAAGAGCGCCAGCGCTCTGCGGGGAACAGCGGGAGACACTCAAGCGTCTCCTGTGCGAAGGCGCGCAGGTCCACGGCTTTCCTGACGCCAGTTGGAGCACCTTGCGGGTCAGAGACGTCATTGGTCGTCACTTCGATATCTGGCATCACCGCGATCACGTCCGCAGAATCCTGCACCAGTTGGGCTTTTCCCGCCAGAAGCCAGACAAACGCGCCCTGGAACAGAACCCGGACGCTGTGGCGACCTGGATTCAGACCACCCTTCCCGAGA ATCAAAAAAAAGTAGCTGCCGGTGCGACCCTGGTGTTCCTGGATGAAGTGGGCTTCAGTCTCAAAGGCACGGTGAAGCAGACCTGGGCGCTGCGCGGCCAGACCCCCGTGGTCCTCGGGAAAGCGAGCTGGGATAAGGTCTCAACCATCGGTGCGGTGACCACTGCTGGCCAGTTTTTCCAACAAACTCAGCACGGGGCCTTCAAAGGCCCCGATGTTATTTGCTTCCTCCAGCACATCTTGACCCACGTCCCAGGAGAGATCGTGGTGGTGCTGGACAACGCTGGCATCCATAAGTCGAAGGCCGTCACGGCCTTCGTCACAGGTGAATCTCGGTTGTCCCTGCAGTACCTCCCACCGTATGCTCCGGAACTCAATCCCATCGAGCTGGTGTGGGCGTACATGAAGCGGAACATCCTGGGGAACTTCTGTGCCCGCACCTTGCAGGAACTGAAGGCACGCCTCCGGGTTGGGTGGCAGCGCGTTCGGTATGTCCGACTCCCTGCTCGCCTCCTGCACAGCTATCTCCCATCTTGA
- a CDS encoding VOC family protein, which yields MTQREPAVFLRNVNLLVRDVDYARRFYEETLGLILDERRSALPAMLILQTPGGCTLSLKDATTEEPGKVTGPGDVELGFETKALDEVHAAMTSFGVKVTAIVEQGFGRTFDGLDPDGHHLVVYTLRQENR from the coding sequence ATGACCCAGCGTGAACCTGCCGTGTTTCTACGTAATGTCAACCTGCTCGTCCGTGATGTTGATTATGCAAGGCGCTTCTATGAAGAAACCCTGGGCTTGATCTTGGATGAGCGACGCTCAGCTCTACCTGCAATGCTGATCTTGCAAACTCCAGGCGGCTGTACGCTCAGTCTGAAAGATGCCACGACCGAAGAGCCTGGAAAGGTTACCGGTCCTGGAGACGTCGAGTTGGGCTTTGAAACAAAAGCGCTCGACGAAGTCCACGCAGCGATGACCTCCTTCGGTGTGAAAGTTACTGCCATCGTGGAGCAGGGGTTTGGCCGAACCTTTGATGGTCTAGATCCGGATGGCCATCACTTGGTGGTGTACACGCTGCGGCAGGAGAACCGCTAG
- a CDS encoding helix-turn-helix domain-containing protein, with amino-acid sequence MNTLHTDGMVSWKLKNTMDAHSITRYALQKESGVAMNTLRGMYDGTTKRPDLEVLDSVIRALRQISSKEITLANILEWQA; translated from the coding sequence ATGAACACACTTCATACTGATGGGATGGTGAGCTGGAAGCTAAAAAACACGATGGACGCGCACTCAATCACGCGCTACGCCTTGCAGAAAGAAAGCGGCGTGGCGATGAACACCTTGCGCGGGATGTACGACGGCACGACAAAGCGGCCCGATCTAGAAGTTCTAGACAGCGTGATTCGCGCCTTACGGCAGATCAGTAGCAAGGAGATCACTCTCGCCAACATTCTGGAGTGGCAAGCATGA
- a CDS encoding DUF1016 domain-containing protein, whose translation MQRGLVSHLKDFLLELGPDFAFMAEEYRLQVGQQDFFIDLLMYHRRLQALVAFELKITAFSPSMMGQLDFYLEALDRDHRLAHENPSIGVLLARSADTQVVEYALARSASPALVARYLTELPDKTLLEAKLSEFYALEEGDKPDDH comes from the coding sequence TTGCAGCGCGGGCTGGTCAGCCACCTGAAAGACTTCCTGCTGGAACTTGGCCCGGACTTCGCCTTTATGGCCGAGGAATACCGCTTGCAAGTGGGCCAGCAGGACTTTTTCATAGACCTGCTGATGTACCACCGCCGCCTGCAAGCCTTGGTGGCCTTCGAGCTGAAGATCACGGCCTTTTCGCCCTCCATGATGGGTCAGCTCGACTTTTACCTGGAGGCGCTGGACCGCGATCACCGGCTGGCCCACGAGAATCCCAGCATTGGCGTGCTGCTAGCTCGCAGCGCCGACACACAGGTGGTGGAGTACGCCCTGGCCCGCAGCGCCAGCCCCGCGCTGGTGGCCCGCTACCTGACCGAGCTGCCCGACAAGACCCTGCTGGAAGCCAAACTGAGCGAGTTCTACGCCCTGGAAGAAGGAGACAAGCCCGATGACCACTGA
- a CDS encoding GIY-YIG nuclease family protein, producing MSQFVYVLEDKNTHLLKIGISIDPEFRAKQVSKDFGCDAVVLGILEAADARRMEQFIHGMLADSRVVGEWFEVSERQRS from the coding sequence ATGAGCCAGTTCGTTTATGTCCTAGAGGACAAAAATACACACCTGCTCAAAATCGGCATCTCGATTGATCCAGAATTTAGAGCGAAGCAAGTCAGCAAAGACTTCGGCTGCGATGCTGTCGTTTTAGGCATTCTGGAAGCTGCCGATGCACGCCGGATGGAGCAATTCATTCATGGGATGCTTGCTGATAGTCGGGTGGTTGGGGAATGGTTTGAAGTCTCAGAGCGCCAGCGTAGCTAG
- a CDS encoding class I SAM-dependent DNA methyltransferase — protein sequence MTRTIDIVQKLWNLCNDLRDDGVTYHQYVTELTYLLFLKMAKETGQEGQLPEGRRWDDLKARSAPDRLDHYRQTLIDLGKHTEPLVRMIYTNASSIISKPATLSKLVTDIDALDWYSAKEEGLGDLYEGLLAKNAGEKKAGAGQYFTPRPLIDAIVAVMQPSSDDVIQDPAAGTGGFLIAADHYVREHEDVYGWPEAKQHEYFESTFHGMELVADTHRLALMNLMLHGLANDPARSGIRLGDTLSNEGRDLGKASLILSNPPFGNKRGGGTPTRDDLTFVTSNKQFAFLQHIYRALKLHGRAAVILPDNVLFESGIGKQIRADLMDKCNLHTILRLPTGIFYAQGVKTNVLFLTRTPGEKGGTKEVWVYDLRANMPQFGKRTPFTRDYFADFEAAFGDDPTGGPDALAQRVDTVETGRFRKFSREQIKERGDSLDISWLKDDSADQGELPEPAQLAQETLTELSGAMEELRAILLELGEDETALEEAGVLS from the coding sequence ATGACCCGAACTATCGACATTGTCCAGAAGCTCTGGAATCTCTGCAACGACCTGCGCGACGACGGTGTCACCTACCACCAATACGTCACCGAGCTGACTTACCTGCTGTTTCTCAAGATGGCCAAGGAGACCGGCCAGGAAGGTCAGTTGCCGGAAGGTCGGCGCTGGGATGACCTGAAAGCCAGGAGCGCCCCAGACCGCCTCGATCACTACCGCCAGACGTTAATCGACCTAGGAAAGCACACTGAGCCGCTGGTGCGGATGATTTATACCAATGCCTCCTCGATTATCAGCAAGCCTGCGACCCTCAGCAAGCTGGTGACGGACATCGACGCGCTCGACTGGTACAGCGCCAAGGAAGAGGGTTTGGGCGACCTCTACGAGGGCCTGCTGGCCAAGAACGCGGGCGAGAAGAAGGCCGGGGCTGGGCAGTACTTCACGCCCAGGCCGCTGATCGACGCCATCGTGGCTGTGATGCAGCCCAGCAGCGACGACGTGATTCAGGACCCGGCGGCAGGCACGGGCGGCTTCTTGATCGCCGCTGACCATTACGTCCGTGAGCACGAGGACGTCTACGGCTGGCCGGAAGCCAAGCAGCACGAATACTTTGAAAGTACCTTTCACGGCATGGAGCTGGTGGCCGACACGCACCGCCTGGCACTGATGAACCTGATGCTGCACGGCCTGGCCAACGACCCGGCCCGCAGCGGCATCCGGCTGGGCGACACCCTCAGCAACGAGGGGCGCGATCTGGGCAAGGCCAGCCTGATCCTGAGCAACCCGCCGTTCGGCAACAAGAGGGGCGGCGGCACGCCCACCCGCGACGACCTGACCTTCGTGACCAGCAACAAGCAGTTCGCCTTCCTGCAGCACATCTACCGCGCTCTGAAGCTGCATGGCCGCGCCGCCGTGATCTTGCCGGACAACGTGCTGTTCGAGAGTGGCATCGGCAAGCAGATCCGGGCCGACTTGATGGACAAGTGCAACCTGCACACCATCCTGCGGCTGCCCACTGGCATCTTCTACGCCCAGGGCGTCAAGACCAACGTGCTGTTTTTGACGCGCACGCCCGGCGAGAAGGGCGGCACCAAGGAAGTCTGGGTGTACGACCTGCGGGCCAACATGCCCCAGTTTGGCAAGCGCACACCGTTTACCCGCGACTACTTCGCCGATTTCGAGGCGGCCTTCGGTGACGATCCCACCGGGGGGCCGGACGCGCTGGCCCAGCGGGTGGATACGGTCGAGACAGGGCGCTTTCGCAAGTTCAGCCGCGAGCAGATCAAAGAGCGCGGCGATAGCCTGGACATCTCATGGCTCAAGGACGACAGCGCCGATCAGGGTGAGCTGCCCGAACCCGCCCAACTGGCCCAGGAGACCCTGACCGAGCTGAGCGGCGCGATGGAAGAGCTGCGGGCCATTTTGCTGGAGCTGGGCGAGGACGAAACGGCGCTGGAGGAAGCCGGGGTGTTGTCTTGA
- a CDS encoding type II toxin-antitoxin system HicB family antitoxin — MDYLALVTKTADGYAGNVPELQTILATEDTLDALKTTLAEAVALYLLDAPNAPAPVAQRLSDLSELVQEDYAELDVTLLRVTPAPVNPVSLQVARVIDESGLSYRELARRLGTGHAALFRLANPFYWGHSLAMLRRLAEALGAHLDVNLTSNVGRPVAPGEAQAV; from the coding sequence ATGGACTACCTGGCACTCGTAACGAAAACGGCAGACGGCTACGCGGGCAACGTCCCTGAATTGCAGACCATTCTGGCGACGGAAGATACGCTCGACGCTCTGAAGACCACGCTGGCCGAAGCGGTAGCGCTCTACCTGCTGGACGCGCCGAACGCACCCGCCCCGGTGGCGCAGCGCCTCTCGGACCTGAGCGAGCTGGTGCAGGAGGATTACGCTGAACTGGACGTGACCCTTCTGCGCGTGACTCCCGCGCCAGTCAACCCGGTCAGTCTCCAGGTCGCACGGGTCATCGACGAGAGCGGCCTGAGCTACCGCGAGTTGGCCAGACGGCTGGGGACTGGGCACGCGGCCCTGTTCCGGCTGGCCAACCCGTTTTACTGGGGCCACTCGCTCGCCATGCTGCGGCGGCTGGCGGAGGCGTTGGGTGCCCACCTGGACGTGAACTTGACCTCGAATGTGGGCCGCCCGGTGGCACCTGGTGAGGCGCAGGCCGTCTGA